Sequence from the Bacteroidota bacterium genome:
CACCTATTTTTTGTAAGTTTCTACCAATGAAAACTAAGAACATATGCATAACCAAAACCCGGAACAAATAGCAAGAGATAACATAGACAAGCAGCTTGTTGCTTCGGACTGGATTATACAAACCAAGGATAAAATCAATCTTGGCGCGGGGGTTGGTGTTGCTGTTCGTGAATATCAAACCGATATAGGTCTTGCAGATTACATTCTCTTTGTGAACAGAAAACCTGTGGGAGTTATAGAAGCAAAACGTAAAGAGGAAGGCATTCATTTAACTACACATGAATCTCAAACCGAAGAATACGCAGCCTCAAAACTGAAATACCTGAACAACGAACCTCTCGTGTTTCTGTATGAAAGCACCGGCGATGTTACTCGTTTTACTGATTACACAGATCCTAAACCTCGCTCTCGTGAGGTCTTCTCCTTCCATCGTCCCGAATCATTCAGCGAACTAATACAAAGAGATTCATCGCTTCGGAAACGATTATTGAGTTTACCTATTCTACCAACGGATGGTTTGCGTGAATGCCAGATAAGAGCAATTACCAAGCTTGATGTTTCGTTTAAGCAAAACCGTCCCCGCGCGTTGATACAGATGGCGACAGGTTCGGGAAAAACATTTACCGCTATCACCGCCGTGTATCGATTGCTCAAGTTTGCCGGAGCCAAGCGTATTCTTTTCTTAGTCGATACCAAAAACTTAGGCGAGCAAGCCGAACAGGAATTTCTTGCGTATCAGCCGAATGACGATAATCGCAGATTCACAGAGTTGTATAATGTTCAGCGGTTGAGAAGCAGTTTCGTTCCAGGCGACGCGCAGGTTTGTATCAGCACTATTCAACGGTTGTATTCGATTCTAAAAGAAACGGAATTAGACGAAAGCGCGGAAGAGGAAAATCCAAACGAACGCAAATTCCAACCGAAAGAACCTGTGCCAGTTGCTTACAACGAAAAAGTTCCGATAGAGTTTTTTGATTTTATCGTGATCGATGAATGCCATCGCAGTATTTATAATTTATGGAAGCAGGTGCTTGATTATTTCGATAGCTTCCTCATCGGGCTTACGGCAACACCTGACAATAGAACATTCGGGTTCTTTAACCAAAACATCGTCAGCGAGTACACACACGAAGAAGCCGTCACTGACGGTGTGAATGTAGGCAGCGATGTCTTCATAATTGAAACCGATATTACGAAAAAGGGAAGCGTTGTCTGGAAAGGTCAATACGTTGACCACCGCGATAAGCTGACACGCAAGAAACGCTGGCAGCAAACTGATGAAGATGTTGTTTACTCGGCGACTCAGTTAGATGAATCTGTAGTGAACATCAATCAAATTCGTCTCATTGTAAAGACGTTGAAAGAACATTTTCCGGAGATATTTCCTGAACGCTTTGATGCCGACGGTAAGTTTGAAGTTCCGAAAACGCTTATCTTTGCCAAGTCCGATTCGCATGCCGATGATATTATACAGATCGTGCGGGAGGAATTTGCGGAAGAGAATAAGTTTTGCAAAAAGATTACCTACACTGCCGATAATCCGAAAAGCACGCTCGCACAATTCCGCAACGACTATTATCCGCGTATTGCCGTTACCGTGGATATGATTGCAACTGGAACCGATGTTAAACCGCTGGAATGTTTGTTCTTTATGCGCGATGTGAAAAGCCGCAACTATTTTGAGCAGATGAAAGGGCGCGGCACGCGGACAATTACATTAGACGAATTGAAAAAAGTAACTCCGAGCGCAAAATATACCAAAGACCATTTTGTGATTGTGGATGCTATTGGTGTTACTAAAAGTTTAAAGACGGATAGCCGTCCGTTAGAAAAGAAACCTTCCGTGCCGTTAAAAGATTTACTCGGTGCGGTTGCAGTAGGGGCGCGAGATGAAGATTTGTTCACTTCGCTGGCAAACCGTTTGATACGACTTGAACGGCAAATTAACGAACAGGAACGGGCAAAGGTTGTTGAAAAAACAAAAGGGAAATCACTTGCACAGATAGCAAAAGAATTGCTATATGCTTACAATCCTGATGTTATAGAAGAGCTGGGAGAACAGATCAAGAATAAAATGCCGGACGAATCTCCGGCTGCAATTGAATCCGCAGTACAAAAATCGCATTCTGCAATTATTGAAGAAGCTGCAAAAGTATTTACCGGAGAATTGAATACCTATATCGAAAACGTTCGCAAAACACACGAGCAACTGATTGATACGATCAACCGCGATACGCTTGTTGGCGTCGGATGGGATGGACAGAATAAAGCAAAGGCAGATGAGCTGATAAAAGAGTTTACTGCGTGGATTGAAGCAAACAAGAATGAGATTATTGCGTTACAGATTTTCTATAACCAGCCGTATCGGAGGCGCGAGCTTACGTTTACGATGATTAAAGAATTGTTGGACAAGCTGAAAAGCGATAAACCAGCGTTAGCACCTTTGAGGTTGTGGGATGCGTACGAACAACAAGAAACTGCCTTAGTGGGTATAACACAACGCAGTTCACCAAAAACGGAATTGGTTGCACTCGTTTCGTTGCTTCGCAAAGTAACGGGCATTGATAAGGTTCTTTCTCCGTATGATAAGACGGTTGATAAAAATTTTCAGGAATGGGTTTTCAAAAAACAGGCGGGCGCTCTCAAATTTACGGATGAGCAAATGCAGTGGCTGAGAATGATCAAAGACCATATTGCGATAAGTTTCCATATTGAGAAGGACGATTTTGCATTGTCTCCTTTTGGCGATAATGGCGGATTGGGGAAAATGTGGGAATTGTTTGGCGAAAAGACGGATGAGATTATTATTGAGTTGAATGAGGTATTAGTAGCGTAAAGCAATGATGAATTATGAACGATTAATGATGAATTATGAATGAACATAAGAAAAATATTGTCCGAGAAAAATCGTTTGCATTTGCTGTGCTGATTGTTGAATTGTGTAAAATGTTGAGTGAAGATAAAAGAGAATATGTTATCAGCAAGCAATTGCTCAAATCCGGAACAAGTGTTGGTGCAAATGTGCGGGAAGCGGATAATGCAGAAAGCAAACCGGACTTTATTCATAAAATGGGCATTGCGCAAAAAGAAGCAGATGAAACTATGTTTTGGCTAGAATTACTTGTTGCGACAAAATATATTCCCGAATCTCAATTTCTTAATCTTTCTGAAAAATGCAGTGAATTGATAAAAATTATCCGTTCCATAATTTTAACCGCTAAAGAGAATATTAAAAGATAATGGATATACTTGGTGAGCATATTGTAATTCAAAAAGGGAAGATGCCAAGAAACCTTTCTGATAATCAAAGTAAAAGATTCAAGTATCCGTATATTGATATTAAAGCGTTTGAAAAGGGAAGTCTTCGCCGATATACTGACGGAGAAAAATGTTTGTTGTGCGACAACAACGACATTCTTATTGTTTGGGATGGCGCCCGCTGCGGTTTAGTCGGTAAAGCCATTTCAGGTGCGGTCGGCTCAACGTTGGCAGTTATTAAACCCAAAGAAAGCGTACAACGGGAATACGTCTATTATTTCCTCAAATCCCAATTCCTTATATTCAATACACGTGTAAAAGGCGTTGGCATTCCGCACCTCGATCCATTCCTCGTTCATCATTCATCGCTTATCATTCCCTCTCTCCCCGAACAACACCGCATCGTAGCAAAGTTAGAAGAACTCTTAAGCGAATTGGAAAAAGGGAAAGAGCAACTGCACACGGCGCTCGACCAGCTCAAGGTATACCGCCAAGCCGTGCTGAAGTATGCGTTTGAAGGAAAGCTGACAAACAATGAAAAATTAAAAAGTAAAAATGAAAAAATAGAGAATGGTGAATTGCCGAAGGGATGGAAGTGGGTGAAGTTGGGAGAAAAACTGGATTTTGTTGGAAGCGGCATAACGCCAAAAGGTGGCAGGGAAGTTTATCAATCGTCAGGTGTTATTTTTATTAGGAGTCAAAATGTTTATCCTAATAAATTAGAATTAGATGATGTTGCTTATATTTCTGATAAAATCGATGAAAGGATGAAGAGAACAAGAGTACAGCCAGATGACGTTTTACTAAATATTACGGGTGCATCAATTGGAAGGAGTGCCTTTGTCCCAAGTAAATTTCCACGTGCAAACGTAAATCAGCATGTGTGTATTCTTAGATCAAATCAAAATACACTATTTTCAAAATATCTTTCTTCTTATTTAAATTCTTCCAGAGCGCAAAGTGAAATAATGAATACACAATCAGGAGCTACACGGCAAGGATTAAATTTTGAACAAATTAGAAATCTCAATCTTCCAATCTGCCCAATCGAAGAACAGCATCGCATTGTTCAAGAAATCGAAAGCCGCCTGAGTGTCGCCGATAAATTAGAAGAAACAATCACCGCCAGTCTCCAGCAAAGCGAAACATTGCGCCAAAGCATTTTAAAGAAAGCGTTTGAAGGGAAGTTGGTGTAAAAGATGTATAGCACTAAAATAAATCCATGAGTAAACAAAGAGCAAATAGGAAGAAAATTAGAATTTTGGTTGCCTCGACCATTTATGGTTTTGAAGATCAACTTGAACAAATATGCTCAACTTTGCAAGGTTATGGTTATGAGGTTTGGAATTCACACTTAAAAACTATTCCAGTTCATCCTGGTAAATCAAATAAACAGAATTGTCTAAAGGCAGTTAATTCTTGTGATATCTTTTTCGGAATTATTCGCCCTCATTATGGATCGGGTGTGATTGGAAAATTAGCAATCACACACCAGGAAATGCGTCGTGCTATTAAACTGAAAAAACCAAGATGGTTTGTTGCTCACCACGATATTAGTGTAGCTCGTCAAATACTGAAACAATATATGTTTGATAAAAATGGTAATCCCCAAAAAGCGTTCAAATATAAAGAAACCAATATTTTAGATGATATTAGGGTAATACATTTATACAATGAAGCAATTTTGAATGATATACCTCCTCAACAACGAGTCGGACACTGGGTTGATGAATATTTTGAATTAAGTGATATATTGCAATGTATAAAAACACAGTTTGCAAGTATTGATCGTATTAGAAAAATTGTGAAAGAAATGAATAAAAAGCCATGAACAGTGAGAATCTTTTAAGAGAATTAATTAAGCAGGGAGAAAGCGAACTGCTTGAATTTAAAGTAGATGTGCGTAACGAGACGGTCGCCAAAACCATTTGTGGTTTTTTAAATGGTGAAGGTGGTCAATTACTAATTGGTATTAGCGACAGAGGTAAAATAATTGGTCTGAACAATGCTCATAATTATATCAAAGAATTACAGCAATATTTGATTGACAATATTATTCCTGAACCTGCTGTTACCGTTATCGTTGAACAATTGGAAGAGAAAAATATTCTTGCTATAAAAGTATGGGGTGGTTCTAAGAAACCTTATGTATTTAATGGTACAATTTTTTATCGCCGAGGAAGTTCAACCGTACAGGCATCTTCAAAAGAAATTTCTAACTTAATACACGATCGTCAACTTACTGAAATTCATTGGGAGCGTCAGCCTGTTCTTGGTGCAGAACTTGAAGATCTTGATGAAGTTGAAATTCAAAAAACAATTACTTACATCAATAAATCAGACCGCGGTAAGCAACTTCCGTCCAACATAACAGAGTTTCTAAAGTATTACAGTCTATACCAAAACGGACAACTGACGAATGCAGCAATATTATTATTTGGCAGAGAGCCTATACGTTTTATACCTCAATGTCGAATTCGTTTTTCTGTATTTAGCAATGGAAAAACAGGGTCAACTTTTATTGATGATCGGTATCTAGAAGGAAATCTTTTTAAAAATATTGATGATATCCAAGATATTCTTAAGAAACATATTGCGTTAAGTAGTGAATTTAAAAAAACAAACTGGCAAAGAACTGATAATTTTATTTATCCAATGGATGCATTGCGGGAAGGAACATTGAATGCAATAATTCATAGTGATTATTCTAATATTTCTGGTGCCATATCTATTCAGATATATCCGGATAAGTTAGAAATCACTAACTATGGTAAATTACCGAATGAAATAAAGTTATCTGATCTCAAAAAAAATCATCCTTCTTTCCCACATAATCCAGATATTGCCCATATTTGCTTTTTGCGAGGATATATTGAAAAGATAGGACGGGGTACTCTGAAAATAATTGAAGCTTGTAAGAGCATCGGTTTAAAAGAGCCCAAATGGGTGAGTAAACAAAATATCATGACCTTGAGGTTCTCTAGTTCTCAAAAAAAACAAAAAGAAATTTTCAAAAGTGATTTGAATGAGCGACAAATTAGATTCCTAAACGAATTCAAGCATGGTACAAAATTTACCGTTTTAAAATACCTTGAATTTATCGGTGGAAAATTGACTGACCGTTCTGCTCGGAATGACCTTACATTGTTAATTGATGGAGGATGGTTGTTAAAACAGGGTAAAGGACGCAATACTGTTTATGTCCGAACCGAAGTAAAAGAACCATAGTTCATTTCCGGAAACTTCCAGATTTTTTCCGCATACTTCCGGAATTGTAACGAGATAATAACATAGTTTGTAAAAATGCTGTTTTTGAATAATTTTAAATGAATATAAATGAGAGCCAAATTCCAGATATTTCCGGATGGAATGTTTTTTCAGATGTTAACACAAGAAAAGAAACCCAAATTTATCAAAGACAATACATTCAAGCTGCTTATTCCCATCAATGAAAAGATGATGGCAAAGATGGTTGGCGGCGGTGTAAGTGGCGGTGTAGTTGAGGGAATAAGTGATGGAATAAATGATGGTGTAAGTGATGGTGTAAGTGATGGTGTAAAAAATGGTCTGATTTCTGTTGTTACAATAATCACTAAAAATCCAGGGATTAGAGTGGAAGGAATTGTTCCTTTGGTTAAAAAGGCAAAACCAACAATAGAGCGTTATATAAAAATTCTAAGGGAAATTAATCTAATTGAATATCAGGGTGCTCCAAAAACAGGTGGATATTATTTAACTGAAAATATGAAAAAGAAATTAAAACAATGAGCAACGGAAACACATCAAGCATAGTACAAAAAGTCTGGTCATTCTGTAACACACTCCGCGACGATAACATAAGATCACGAGAAGGCTTATATGAACATTGAACAAGTAAAGCAATTATTAAATGGGAATACTATGAAGCAGCCTGATTTTTTTACTCAAGAAGATTTAGAACTACTGTCAAAGTGGAGGGATAGAGTTTATGATAAAAACAATCCTATGCACAAAAAAGTAAAAAAAGAATTAATGGATAATGTATGGACTAAGACACAATATTGGGCAAAAGAGTTGGTAAAACGTGTTGAAGGATATGAAACGTATAATCCACGTATCTGGATGGAAAGAGGATGGGAAAATGAAAAACGAGTATCAAAGTTCAAGAAATATACTTGGGCAAGAATATTTAAAAAAGGTGACATTAACAAAGCCATATTCTTTACCGTTGGTGCAAGTGCAAAAAGCAAAGCTCTTGTTTATAAGATAGACCATTACGGTGTAAAAGAGTCTCCTCTGAGCGCAGAACAGAAAATGTTATGCTCTCAATTAATTCCAGATAAAGTCCGATACATTCAAATACCTTATGAAGACATACCAACCTACAATTGGAAAAAATTACTCGACAAAACGGAACAATTCATTCGAGAAAATAAAATTCTCTATAATCGAATCCTTGATGAAGTGTGGGAAAATACTGTCAATGTTCCTGGTCTTAAGAACCGTCTCATCAAGCGAGAATTACCGAAGAAAGGTCTTAATAAAATTCCCAAAAGAAAATTTAACTTTAAAGGGCATGATACAGATTGGGAAAAAAGACAGCATGATAATAGCGATCGCGGAAAACTTGGTGAAGCTCTAGTTGTCGAGCATGAAAAGGATATTCTCAGGATGAAAGATTTAGATAAGCTAGCAGAAAAAGTAAATAAAGTACAAGATGGAAAAGGATACGATATTCTTTCAAAACATGAAGATGGGAGTGATAAATATATTGAAGTAAAGAGTACAACGGGAAATGAGAATACTCCTTTTGAGATAACACCAAATGAGGTTGAGTATTCTAAAAAATATAGAAAGTCTTATTACCTTTATCGCGTATTTAATCTCAAAAAGAAAACTAGATTAGCCGAATATCATGAATTTCATGGGGATATTAAAAAATATTTCCTTTTAGAGGAAACACAGTTTAAAGCACACCGCAAGAATAGAAAATAATGAAATATGATCCTAAATTAGCAGATAAGATCATTGCCAGTCTGCAACAAAGCAAATCAATCCGCCAACGCATTTTAAAGAAAGCGTTTGAAGGGAAGTTGGTGTGAAAACGGAAAAACAAAATATTATAGGAGATAGGGAATGATATCCAATGATTTGATAATTTCACAATCGCGAATTGAACGCACGATCCTTTTCTTGCGGGGGCAAAAAGTGATGCTCGATTCCGACCTTGCTGCACTGTATGGTATTCCTACGAAGGTGCTTAAGCAGGCTGTAAAGCGTAACCTCGATCGGTTTCCATCGGACTTTATGTTTGAATTGACTGCGGAAGAAAAAATCGAGGTGGTCACAAATTGTGACCACCTCGCCAAGCTCAAATTCTCGCCGTACCTGCCGTATGCGTTTACAGAACATGGAGCGCTCATGCTCGCTAGTGTTTTAAATAGTCCCAAAGCAGTACAGGTCAGTGTCCAGATTGTTCGTACATTTATCCGGTTGCGTGAATTGCTCGCCACACATAAAGACCTTGCCCGCAAACTGGAAGACATGGAAAAGAAATACGATCATAATTTTAAAATTGTTTTTGATGCGATTCGTCAATTGTTGTCGCCTCCTGAAAAACCGAAAAGGCCTATCGGTTTCCGGGTCGAAGAGCCGTTGGTTCGCTACAGAACATCAAGTGGTAAGAAAAAAAGAAAGTAAAACGAAATTTATGAGCAACGGAAACACATCAAGTATAATCCAAAAAGTCTGGTCTTTCTGTAACACGCTTCGCGATGATAACATAAGATCACGAGAAGGCATATATGAGTATTGAACAAGTAAAGCGATTGTTAAAACAAAAAGAAAACATCCGTCTGGAGTTTAAGGAAGCTCAACATGCATTGCCAACAAATTTATTTGAGACAATATGTGCAATGCTCAACCGTGACGGAGGTGATATTTTACTGGGAGTTACAGACAATGCAGAACTACAAGGAGTTGAACCAACGGCGATTGAAAAAATTACAAGAGAAATTGTCACCTTATCCAACAATCCAAATAAACTCGACCCGCCCCACATACTATTTCCGCTGGTTCATGCCGTCAATAAAAAAACAGTTATCCACATTCAAGTTCCGGCAAGCTCACAATTACATAAATCTGCAAGTGCAGTTTATGACCGCAGTGCGGATGGACATTTCGTCATAAAACAGCCGCATCAAATAGCAGAAATCTATAATCGTAAGCGAACGCATTACACAGAAGGAATAATTTATCCCAAAATTCGATTTACAGATTTTAAGCAAGATCTCTTCCCCAAAGTCCGCAACCTAATAAAGAGTAACGTTGCAAATCATCCATGGCTTTCTTTAACTGATAAACAAATATTGGAAAGGGCAGGATTGTGGAAAAAAGATTATCAATCCGGTAAAGAAGGGTACACGCTTGCGGCAGTGTTATTATTTGGCAAAGATGAGGTGATACAACAAATACTTCCTCATTATAAAACCGATGCTCTTCTCCGCGTAAAGAACATACATCGTTACGACGACCGTGAATATATTCAAACCAACCTGATAGAATCGTATGATAAGTTAATGGACTTTGTTGCCAAACATTTACCAGATAAATTCTATAAAGAAGGGAATCAACGTAAAAGTCTTC
This genomic interval carries:
- a CDS encoding type I restriction-modification enzyme R subunit C-terminal domain-containing protein; amino-acid sequence: MHNQNPEQIARDNIDKQLVASDWIIQTKDKINLGAGVGVAVREYQTDIGLADYILFVNRKPVGVIEAKRKEEGIHLTTHESQTEEYAASKLKYLNNEPLVFLYESTGDVTRFTDYTDPKPRSREVFSFHRPESFSELIQRDSSLRKRLLSLPILPTDGLRECQIRAITKLDVSFKQNRPRALIQMATGSGKTFTAITAVYRLLKFAGAKRILFLVDTKNLGEQAEQEFLAYQPNDDNRRFTELYNVQRLRSSFVPGDAQVCISTIQRLYSILKETELDESAEEENPNERKFQPKEPVPVAYNEKVPIEFFDFIVIDECHRSIYNLWKQVLDYFDSFLIGLTATPDNRTFGFFNQNIVSEYTHEEAVTDGVNVGSDVFIIETDITKKGSVVWKGQYVDHRDKLTRKKRWQQTDEDVVYSATQLDESVVNINQIRLIVKTLKEHFPEIFPERFDADGKFEVPKTLIFAKSDSHADDIIQIVREEFAEENKFCKKITYTADNPKSTLAQFRNDYYPRIAVTVDMIATGTDVKPLECLFFMRDVKSRNYFEQMKGRGTRTITLDELKKVTPSAKYTKDHFVIVDAIGVTKSLKTDSRPLEKKPSVPLKDLLGAVAVGARDEDLFTSLANRLIRLERQINEQERAKVVEKTKGKSLAQIAKELLYAYNPDVIEELGEQIKNKMPDESPAAIESAVQKSHSAIIEEAAKVFTGELNTYIENVRKTHEQLIDTINRDTLVGVGWDGQNKAKADELIKEFTAWIEANKNEIIALQIFYNQPYRRRELTFTMIKELLDKLKSDKPALAPLRLWDAYEQQETALVGITQRSSPKTELVALVSLLRKVTGIDKVLSPYDKTVDKNFQEWVFKKQAGALKFTDEQMQWLRMIKDHIAISFHIEKDDFALSPFGDNGGLGKMWELFGEKTDEIIIELNEVLVA
- a CDS encoding four helix bundle protein yields the protein MNEHKKNIVREKSFAFAVLIVELCKMLSEDKREYVISKQLLKSGTSVGANVREADNAESKPDFIHKMGIAQKEADETMFWLELLVATKYIPESQFLNLSEKCSELIKIIRSIILTAKENIKR
- a CDS encoding restriction endonuclease subunit S, producing MDILGEHIVIQKGKMPRNLSDNQSKRFKYPYIDIKAFEKGSLRRYTDGEKCLLCDNNDILIVWDGARCGLVGKAISGAVGSTLAVIKPKESVQREYVYYFLKSQFLIFNTRVKGVGIPHLDPFLVHHSSLIIPSLPEQHRIVAKLEELLSELEKGKEQLHTALDQLKVYRQAVLKYAFEGKLTNNEKLKSKNEKIENGELPKGWKWVKLGEKLDFVGSGITPKGGREVYQSSGVIFIRSQNVYPNKLELDDVAYISDKIDERMKRTRVQPDDVLLNITGASIGRSAFVPSKFPRANVNQHVCILRSNQNTLFSKYLSSYLNSSRAQSEIMNTQSGATRQGLNFEQIRNLNLPICPIEEQHRIVQEIESRLSVADKLEETITASLQQSETLRQSILKKAFEGKLV
- a CDS encoding DUF4062 domain-containing protein: MSKQRANRKKIRILVASTIYGFEDQLEQICSTLQGYGYEVWNSHLKTIPVHPGKSNKQNCLKAVNSCDIFFGIIRPHYGSGVIGKLAITHQEMRRAIKLKKPRWFVAHHDISVARQILKQYMFDKNGNPQKAFKYKETNILDDIRVIHLYNEAILNDIPPQQRVGHWVDEYFELSDILQCIKTQFASIDRIRKIVKEMNKKP
- a CDS encoding putative DNA binding domain-containing protein; its protein translation is MNSENLLRELIKQGESELLEFKVDVRNETVAKTICGFLNGEGGQLLIGISDRGKIIGLNNAHNYIKELQQYLIDNIIPEPAVTVIVEQLEEKNILAIKVWGGSKKPYVFNGTIFYRRGSSTVQASSKEISNLIHDRQLTEIHWERQPVLGAELEDLDEVEIQKTITYINKSDRGKQLPSNITEFLKYYSLYQNGQLTNAAILLFGREPIRFIPQCRIRFSVFSNGKTGSTFIDDRYLEGNLFKNIDDIQDILKKHIALSSEFKKTNWQRTDNFIYPMDALREGTLNAIIHSDYSNISGAISIQIYPDKLEITNYGKLPNEIKLSDLKKNHPSFPHNPDIAHICFLRGYIEKIGRGTLKIIEACKSIGLKEPKWVSKQNIMTLRFSSSQKKQKEIFKSDLNERQIRFLNEFKHGTKFTVLKYLEFIGGKLTDRSARNDLTLLIDGGWLLKQGKGRNTVYVRTEVKEP
- a CDS encoding DUF3883 domain-containing protein; this translates as MNIEQVKQLLNGNTMKQPDFFTQEDLELLSKWRDRVYDKNNPMHKKVKKELMDNVWTKTQYWAKELVKRVEGYETYNPRIWMERGWENEKRVSKFKKYTWARIFKKGDINKAIFFTVGASAKSKALVYKIDHYGVKESPLSAEQKMLCSQLIPDKVRYIQIPYEDIPTYNWKKLLDKTEQFIRENKILYNRILDEVWENTVNVPGLKNRLIKRELPKKGLNKIPKRKFNFKGHDTDWEKRQHDNSDRGKLGEALVVEHEKDILRMKDLDKLAEKVNKVQDGKGYDILSKHEDGSDKYIEVKSTTGNENTPFEITPNEVEYSKKYRKSYYLYRVFNLKKKTRLAEYHEFHGDIKKYFLLEETQFKAHRKNRK
- a CDS encoding ORF6N domain-containing protein — protein: MISNDLIISQSRIERTILFLRGQKVMLDSDLAALYGIPTKVLKQAVKRNLDRFPSDFMFELTAEEKIEVVTNCDHLAKLKFSPYLPYAFTEHGALMLASVLNSPKAVQVSVQIVRTFIRLRELLATHKDLARKLEDMEKKYDHNFKIVFDAIRQLLSPPEKPKRPIGFRVEEPLVRYRTSSGKKKRK
- a CDS encoding putative DNA binding domain-containing protein codes for the protein MSIEQVKRLLKQKENIRLEFKEAQHALPTNLFETICAMLNRDGGDILLGVTDNAELQGVEPTAIEKITREIVTLSNNPNKLDPPHILFPLVHAVNKKTVIHIQVPASSQLHKSASAVYDRSADGHFVIKQPHQIAEIYNRKRTHYTEGIIYPKIRFTDFKQDLFPKVRNLIKSNVANHPWLSLTDKQILERAGLWKKDYQSGKEGYTLAAVLLFGKDEVIQQILPHYKTDALLRVKNIHRYDDREYIQTNLIESYDKLMDFVAKHLPDKFYKEGNQRKSLRTDIFHEVVANILVHREYTNAHPATFVIHPDRVETENANNPNGHGPIILGKFTPFSKNPTVAKFFIQLGLVEELGSGFLNVNRFVKEYGGKRSPEFIEGNTFKMVIPISEKMMAKKFDGAGVSGGAVEGLIEGLTEGLKQKLINLIKTMVIEEGKRIPFYANKISEPEKNIERYFKLFRDKQLIEYRGSKKTGGYFLTEEIKKKLKQ